The DNA window GCAGCTTTGACTATTTCCCCTCTCTCTTGAAACTCCCACACCCAATGCGTAATATCGCCGTCGTAGTTCCCGCCTATCTCCGACGGGTTCGCTGCCTTTCTCCCGCATGCCACTTCCAGAACTAGAACTCCAAATGCATACACGTCTGTCTCCACCGTCGCCCTGCTCGTCAGGAAAATCTCCGGCGCCATGTACCCTCGTGTCCCGGCTATCTCTCTCGTCGAATGATGCGTCTGTTCTGTTCGACGAATTGTCCGAGCCAACCCGAAATCTCCCAGTTTTGGTTCGAATTTCGAATCCAACATTATGTTTGAAGACTTCACGTCTCTGTGTAGGACTGTCTTCTCGCACCCATTGTGAAGATAATCCAGAGCTTCAGCCACCCCATAAATTATGCTCAGTCTAATTTCCCAATTGGGTCCGGTGGAGAACCTGTTATCGACGTAGCCACtgtcgccgccgccgccgccgaaaATCAACTTGTCCAAGCTGCCGTTTGGCATGTATTCATATACAAGTAAAAAATCCCTCTTCTCGTAGCACCACCCAATTAGCTTTACGAGGTTCTTGTGATGGAGGCCACCGATTGTTGCCACTTCTGTTATGAATTCTTGCTTCCCTTGACGAGAATCCTCCGAGATTCTCTTCACGGCGACCTCTCTGTTCGTCAAATTCCCTTTGTAAACCGTTCCAAATCCGCCTCTCCCGAGCCTGTTCTTGGGGTCGAAATTATCCGTTgccttcttcaattctctaaatcTGAACTTTTGAACTCGTGGGGCTATGGAGAAATCTTGAAGCTGATCTTCAATTCCGTCATTGGCTTCTTCCAAATCCCTTCTTCGTTTCTTCATGATCCAAAACCAGAGAAATCCAACCCCAAGTAATAGAACAACTCCACTGACACCAACGCCGACGCCGATACTGACCCATCGACGATGGTTGTTGGATTCCACGTCGCCGACATCATCGCCGGAGAATTGCCATGATTTTATCCAATTTAGCTGTGAACTGTAATCGAATTTTGAAGCAGAGAAGCCAACATAAACCTCATCAGGAAGAAACGAGAGATTCAGGGGATGAAAAATCACTCTGCTTTTCAATTGATCTTCCAATCTAGACGAATAAGACACAAACACCGATATATTTTCGCCATCAAAATCAACTCTGACGAAAACATCCGCCGTACCCGAAAGATTAACTCCAATCCCCGACAGTGGCACCTGCAAAACAGATTCA is part of the Cucurbita pepo subsp. pepo cultivar mu-cu-16 chromosome LG03, ASM280686v2, whole genome shotgun sequence genome and encodes:
- the LOC111790861 gene encoding probable L-type lectin-domain containing receptor kinase S.5; amino-acid sequence: MASNNPPTLLLLLLFSAISATLITQVFTFFIDFPLATNYDQLATLIWTYDTSVFHGQNVRPPLPSEVQSIPNASVRVVYNETFLLRNRDKAATFIANFVLNLGSEANSSPAGNEGVAFILTPELAPPAGSEGQWLGIANSKTNGMAEARIFAIEFDTKKNFPGDVDGNHVGLDLNGVESVLQVPLSGIGVNLSGTADVFVRVDFDGENISVFVSYSSRLEDQLKSRVIFHPLNLSFLPDEVYVGFSASKFDYSSQLNWIKSWQFSGDDVGDVESNNHRRWVSIGVGVGVSGVVLLLGVGFLWFWIMKKRRRDLEEANDGIEDQLQDFSIAPRVQKFRFRELKKATDNFDPKNRLGRGGFGTVYKGNLTNREVAVKRISEDSRQGKQEFITEVATIGGLHHKNLVKLIGWCYEKRDFLLVYEYMPNGSLDKLIFGGGGGDSGYVDNRFSTGPNWEIRLSIIYGVAEALDYLHNGCEKTVLHRDVKSSNIMLDSKFEPKLGDFGLARTIRRTEQTHHSTREIAGTRGYMAPEIFLTSRATVETDVYAFGVLVLEVACGRKAANPSEIGGNYDGDITHWVWEFQERGEIVKAADERMAGQYEKEEMERILVLGLGCCHPNPHQRPTMKNVLQVLTGEMNPPTLPHEKPTFMWPAMAPSSRDDTDSSVRETQFADQLTELVGR